In Coprobacter tertius, a single window of DNA contains:
- a CDS encoding DUF418 domain-containing protein, which translates to MEQLINKNSRIEVVDALRGFAVMAILLVHNLEHFIFPVYPTNSPNWLNILNQGVCNGVFTLFAGKAYAIFALLFGFTFYIQNNNQKKQGKDFGYRFLWRLILLAGFATLNAAFFPAGDVLLLFVVVGPVLFFTRNWSNKAIIITAAVFLLQPVEWYHYIANLINPAHRLPNLKVSEMYAEVAEYIKAGNFWDFILGNISLGQKASLLWAINAGRFFQTAGLFLLGFYIGRKQLFVSSESNLHFWVKTLIVSAIAFAPLYTLKELIMENDTIIQQTVGTAFDMWQKLAFSLVLIASFILLYQNYKFRNAVDNLRFYGRMSLTNYITQSIIGAIIYFPFGLYLSPYCGYTVSLLIGFFIFLLQVKLCKWWLSKHKQGPLESIWHKWTWFGTCKR; encoded by the coding sequence ATGGAACAACTCATCAACAAAAATTCTCGTATCGAGGTCGTAGATGCCTTACGAGGATTTGCCGTAATGGCAATCCTCTTGGTTCATAATTTGGAACACTTTATTTTTCCGGTTTATCCGACTAACTCGCCAAATTGGCTGAATATCTTAAATCAAGGTGTATGCAACGGAGTTTTTACCCTCTTTGCAGGAAAAGCCTACGCTATTTTCGCTCTTCTGTTCGGATTTACATTCTACATACAAAACAACAATCAAAAAAAACAGGGCAAAGACTTCGGCTATCGCTTTCTGTGGCGTTTAATACTGCTGGCCGGTTTTGCAACACTAAATGCAGCCTTTTTCCCAGCAGGAGATGTTTTATTATTATTCGTAGTGGTCGGACCCGTATTATTCTTTACACGAAACTGGAGCAACAAGGCCATTATTATTACTGCTGCCGTTTTTCTGTTACAACCCGTCGAATGGTATCATTACATCGCCAATCTGATAAACCCGGCACACCGATTGCCCAACCTCAAAGTAAGCGAAATGTATGCAGAAGTAGCGGAATACATAAAAGCCGGAAATTTTTGGGATTTCATTTTAGGGAACATTTCGTTAGGGCAAAAAGCCAGCCTATTATGGGCTATAAATGCAGGCCGTTTTTTCCAAACGGCAGGATTATTCCTATTGGGCTTCTATATCGGTAGAAAGCAACTTTTTGTTTCTTCCGAAAGCAATCTCCATTTCTGGGTAAAAACATTGATTGTTTCCGCGATCGCTTTTGCTCCTTTATATACATTAAAAGAACTTATTATGGAGAATGATACGATTATACAACAAACTGTAGGAACAGCATTTGACATGTGGCAAAAATTAGCCTTTTCGTTAGTCTTGATAGCCTCTTTCATACTTCTTTACCAAAACTATAAGTTCCGTAATGCTGTCGACAACTTACGTTTTTACGGCAGAATGAGTCTTACAAACTACATAACACAATCTATAATTGGAGCTATCATCTATTTTCCATTCGGTTTGTACCTCTCTCCTTATTGTGGATATACAGTCAGCTTATTAATCGGATTTTTCATATTCTTACTACAAGTGAAATTATGCAAGTGGTGGCTGTCGAAACATAAACAAGGACCATTAGAGTCGATTTGGCACAAATGGACTTGGTTTGGAACCTGTAAACGGTAA
- a CDS encoding sugar O-acetyltransferase: MTLEAFLKHVGARLPLDTPEICEFMDRMSNEARKITFELNAAYHTPNEVREYLSLLFGKEVDVSFRVFPPFYTDFGKNITIGKNVFINACCHFQDHGGVTLGDDCLVGHNVVFATLNHGIAPETRVSMFPAPIIVEKNVWIGSNSTILQGVTIGDNAIIAAGSVVTKDVPANTIVGGIPAKPIRRIEP, translated from the coding sequence ATGACACTTGAAGCATTCTTAAAACATGTCGGCGCACGTCTTCCGCTCGATACTCCCGAAATCTGTGAATTCATGGATCGGATGAGTAATGAAGCACGAAAAATAACCTTTGAACTAAATGCCGCTTATCATACACCCAATGAAGTACGAGAATACCTTTCCCTGCTTTTTGGCAAGGAGGTCGATGTTTCCTTCCGTGTGTTTCCTCCGTTTTATACCGATTTCGGAAAGAATATTACTATAGGGAAAAATGTCTTTATCAATGCCTGCTGCCACTTTCAGGATCATGGCGGTGTGACGTTGGGCGATGATTGTCTGGTGGGACACAATGTCGTATTCGCCACACTTAATCATGGTATCGCTCCCGAAACACGTGTTTCAATGTTTCCTGCTCCTATCATCGTGGAGAAAAATGTGTGGATAGGTTCCAATTCCACCATTTTACAAGGTGTGACTATCGGTGATAATGCCATTATTGCTGCCGGTTCTGTTGTGACGAAAGATGTGCCTGCAAATACTATCGTAGGCGGTATACCGGCCAAACCGATCCGTAGGATCGAACCGTAA
- a CDS encoding flavodoxin family protein, giving the protein MAKKVLILSSSPRRGGNSDMLCNEFLRGAVDGDNEVEKVFLRDKEIHPCLGCGVCSRGKKPCPQNDDASEIIDKMLCTDVIVMATPVYFYSMSAQMKALIDRCCGLYTEMTDKEFYFIATAAEDDPTIMDRIILNFKGFLDCLENPVIKGSVFCGGVWHVGEIKGNLALRKAYDMGRSIG; this is encoded by the coding sequence ATGGCAAAAAAAGTTTTGATTTTATCATCCAGTCCACGTCGTGGTGGAAATTCCGATATGCTTTGCAACGAATTTCTGCGAGGTGCGGTAGATGGCGATAACGAAGTAGAGAAAGTTTTTCTCCGAGATAAGGAGATACATCCCTGTTTGGGATGTGGTGTATGTAGCCGGGGGAAAAAGCCCTGTCCACAAAATGACGATGCATCTGAAATAATAGATAAAATGCTGTGTACGGATGTTATCGTCATGGCGACTCCCGTTTATTTCTATTCGATGAGTGCACAGATGAAGGCTTTGATAGACCGTTGTTGCGGACTTTACACAGAAATGACGGACAAGGAATTTTATTTCATAGCTACGGCTGCGGAGGATGATCCGACGATAATGGACCGTATTATATTAAATTTCAAAGGGTTTCTCGATTGTTTGGAGAATCCTGTAATAAAAGGTTCTGTATTCTGTGGAGGCGTATGGCATGTCGGGGAGATTAAAGGAAATCTTGCCTTGCGAAAAGCATACGATATGGGACGAAGTATTGGGTAA
- a CDS encoding iron-containing alcohol dehydrogenase yields MLGNFSYYNPTKLYFGDNAQKHLGEELKNYGAKVLLTYGSGSIKTNGIFDEVMSVLRAAGKEVIELPGVMPNPTTDKLYEGVKLARENNVDLILAVGGGSTIDYAKAVSVSVWYDGDPWEKYYLRQEDPDSNLRIIPIGSVLTMVGTGSEMNGGSVITNHETKLKIGKIFGENVMPRFSILNPRYTFSVPLRQMVAGFFDIMSHIMEQYFSGEDDNTSDYLAEGLMRSLIHSSRIAVKNPQDYEVRSNIMWTSTWALNTLIGKGKSQDWMVHMIGQAIGAYTDATHGMTLSGVSIAYYRHILPYGLRKFARFATAVWDISAADKTDEQLANEGVEALLEWMKQIGVATEISSLGVTEDMLEGIADSTFIMNGGFKVLTREDVLSVLRESL; encoded by the coding sequence ATGTTAGGAAATTTCAGTTATTACAATCCTACGAAACTATATTTCGGGGATAACGCTCAGAAACATTTGGGTGAAGAGTTAAAGAATTATGGTGCAAAAGTGTTACTGACTTATGGTAGCGGTTCTATCAAGACAAACGGCATTTTCGATGAAGTGATGTCTGTATTGCGTGCAGCAGGAAAAGAAGTGATAGAATTGCCCGGTGTCATGCCCAATCCGACGACAGATAAGCTTTATGAGGGAGTGAAGCTGGCGCGAGAGAATAACGTGGATTTGATTTTGGCTGTCGGTGGCGGTTCGACTATCGACTACGCTAAAGCGGTCAGCGTTTCGGTATGGTATGATGGTGACCCGTGGGAAAAATACTACCTCCGACAAGAAGACCCGGATAGCAACCTGCGTATTATTCCGATAGGTTCTGTGCTGACAATGGTAGGTACCGGTTCGGAAATGAACGGAGGTTCGGTTATCACGAATCATGAAACGAAGCTCAAAATCGGTAAGATATTCGGAGAGAATGTCATGCCGAGATTTTCTATCCTCAATCCGCGCTATACCTTCTCTGTTCCACTACGCCAAATGGTAGCTGGATTTTTCGACATCATGAGCCATATCATGGAACAGTACTTTTCAGGCGAAGATGACAATACATCCGACTATCTGGCAGAAGGGTTGATGCGCTCGCTCATACACAGCAGTAGGATTGCGGTAAAGAATCCGCAGGACTACGAGGTGCGTTCCAATATCATGTGGACATCGACGTGGGCACTGAACACGCTTATCGGTAAAGGCAAGAGTCAAGACTGGATGGTGCACATGATCGGCCAAGCTATAGGAGCATACACCGATGCCACTCACGGTATGACCCTGTCTGGGGTTTCCATAGCTTATTATCGTCATATCCTTCCATACGGATTGAGAAAGTTTGCTCGTTTCGCAACTGCGGTATGGGATATATCGGCAGCAGACAAAACGGATGAGCAGCTTGCAAACGAAGGTGTAGAAGCTCTGCTGGAATGGATGAAACAAATCGGTGTAGCTACGGAAATTTCGTCGTTAGGCGTTACTGAAGATATGCTTGAAGGCATTGCCGATTCTACTTTCATTATGAATGGAGGTTTTAAAGTGCTTACACGGGAAGATGTTCTTTCTGTCCTGCGTGAAAGTTTGTAA
- a CDS encoding alpha/beta hydrolase encodes MKNSVKILCMAMAICFCAAGNLLAADNYLNRNMEKKLNLTQEWDKTFPLSDKVHHSKVTFHNRYGITLAADLYIPKDANGKLPAVAISGPFGAVKEQSSGLYAQKLAERGFLTIAFDPSYTGESGGEPRYVASPDINTEDFSAAVDYLATRDDVDADCIGILGICGWGGMALNAAAIDTRIKATVTATMYDMSRVNANGYNDIMDADARYELRKQLNAQRTEDYRNGSYTLAGGVIDPLPDDAPQFVKDYYGYYKTKRGYHKRSLNSNSGWNKTSSLSFINMPILSYSDEIRSAVLMIHGEKAHSRYFSEDAFKKLKGDNKELMIIPGANHVDLYDNLQVIPFEKIEQFFNSNLK; translated from the coding sequence ATGAAAAATTCAGTAAAAATCTTATGTATGGCAATGGCGATATGCTTTTGTGCCGCAGGCAATCTGTTAGCGGCAGACAATTATTTAAACAGGAATATGGAAAAGAAATTGAACCTGACTCAAGAATGGGACAAGACGTTTCCTCTGAGCGATAAAGTACACCACTCTAAAGTTACTTTTCACAACCGTTACGGTATCACGCTTGCCGCTGACTTATATATTCCTAAAGACGCCAATGGTAAACTGCCGGCAGTTGCCATCAGCGGTCCGTTCGGTGCGGTGAAAGAGCAATCTTCGGGGTTGTATGCTCAAAAGCTGGCAGAGAGGGGATTTCTTACGATTGCTTTCGATCCATCCTATACGGGTGAAAGTGGCGGTGAGCCTCGTTATGTGGCTTCACCGGATATTAATACAGAAGACTTTAGCGCTGCGGTAGACTATCTTGCTACTCGTGATGACGTGGATGCGGATTGTATCGGTATTCTCGGTATTTGTGGTTGGGGTGGTATGGCGCTCAATGCGGCGGCTATCGATACCCGAATCAAAGCGACGGTAACGGCTACGATGTATGATATGAGCCGTGTAAATGCCAATGGTTACAATGATATAATGGATGCCGATGCCCGCTACGAGTTACGTAAGCAACTTAATGCTCAGCGTACCGAAGATTACCGCAATGGTTCGTATACACTTGCCGGAGGGGTGATTGATCCACTACCAGATGATGCACCTCAATTCGTGAAAGATTATTATGGCTATTATAAGACCAAACGCGGCTACCATAAGCGATCACTCAACTCTAACAGCGGTTGGAACAAGACTTCTTCGCTTTCGTTCATCAATATGCCTATTTTGTCCTATAGCGACGAGATACGCAGCGCTGTGTTGATGATTCACGGCGAAAAGGCTCACTCCCGTTATTTTAGTGAGGATGCTTTTAAAAAACTGAAAGGTGACAATAAAGAGCTGATGATTATTCCTGGGGCCAACCATGTGGATTTGTATGATAATCTGCAAGTGATACCGTTCGAAAAGATTGAGCAGTTCTTCAACAGCAATTTGAAATAA